Proteins from one Pontibacter korlensis genomic window:
- a CDS encoding FecR family protein gives MSKEKYWQQVFHRYLQGEASQKENNTLQKFILYLEQNQNEEAIWNEIGEPDEEIKRRIQLKITLQKKHLNTPIVWYKRQAVKIAATILLILASSAFLYTSVNHNNIPAGTQAEQFTSVLVAPGQQKELVLPDGSRVKLNSGSELKYSASEFGSEERRVYLKGEAFFEVKRDTMHAFVVETQGLTTRVLGTSFNINTHDSEHAVTVATGLVEVSEKITGKANKVLLHPSEKAIFNVEAGELQKLKQVSLDDFAWTERILVLQDMPLHKAIDRVERWYGVEIAYNSEMSGRRLTARYENETLEDVMQSLSFLLDLTWEKTTPYKLNLKNPSNDAKKNTGKK, from the coding sequence ATGAGTAAGGAAAAATACTGGCAGCAAGTCTTTCATAGATATTTACAGGGGGAAGCCAGCCAAAAAGAAAACAATACTTTACAGAAATTCATTCTGTATCTAGAGCAGAATCAGAATGAAGAAGCCATTTGGAATGAAATTGGAGAGCCTGACGAGGAAATAAAGAGGCGTATACAACTTAAGATTACACTCCAAAAGAAACACTTAAACACTCCTATTGTGTGGTATAAGCGGCAGGCTGTAAAGATTGCTGCAACTATTCTGCTGATATTAGCCAGCAGTGCCTTTCTATACACAAGCGTTAACCACAACAATATACCAGCCGGAACACAGGCTGAACAGTTTACATCTGTTTTGGTTGCGCCTGGCCAGCAAAAAGAACTTGTTCTGCCTGATGGCTCACGGGTAAAGCTTAACAGTGGCAGCGAACTGAAGTATAGCGCCAGCGAATTTGGTAGTGAAGAGCGTAGGGTATACCTGAAAGGGGAAGCCTTTTTCGAGGTAAAGCGAGATACTATGCATGCTTTTGTTGTCGAGACGCAAGGCCTTACTACCCGTGTTCTTGGCACCTCCTTTAACATCAATACACACGATAGCGAACATGCTGTAACAGTAGCTACAGGGCTGGTAGAAGTATCTGAAAAGATAACAGGCAAGGCTAATAAAGTGCTGCTACATCCTTCAGAGAAAGCAATATTTAACGTGGAGGCAGGTGAGCTGCAGAAGTTGAAGCAGGTAAGTCTAGATGATTTTGCCTGGACTGAGCGCATACTTGTCTTACAGGACATGCCTCTTCATAAAGCTATTGACAGAGTGGAACGATGGTACGGAGTAGAAATAGCATATAACTCAGAAATGTCTGGAAGAAGGCTTACAGCCAGATACGAGAATGAGACGCTTGAAGACGTGATGCAAAGCCTCTCTTTCCTGCTTGACCTCACCTGGGAAAAGACAACACCTTATAAACTAAATCTTAAAAATCCTTCTAATGATGCGAAAAAAAATACGGGCAAAAAATAA
- a CDS encoding RNA polymerase sigma factor — protein MVSAETWIKIQNGSEEAFQELFDEQWKRCFSLSYNMLRDKEQAEDLVQEVFTDLWVRRKTLLLQNPEAFLTQMIKNKAFSSLSRTRIPVRNLEILEELHKEFSPEDTYILGELHAQVNLLIESLPPRCREVFVLKRYEEMSVEEIATKLDISIRTVEHHLYQAAKILKSNLYPIMLLLILRASI, from the coding sequence ATGGTGTCAGCAGAGACTTGGATTAAAATTCAAAACGGTTCGGAGGAAGCCTTTCAGGAGTTATTTGATGAGCAGTGGAAGCGTTGTTTTTCTCTATCCTATAATATGCTACGCGACAAGGAGCAGGCTGAAGATCTGGTGCAGGAAGTGTTTACGGATTTATGGGTCAGGAGAAAAACCCTGTTACTCCAAAATCCAGAGGCTTTTCTAACCCAGATGATCAAAAATAAAGCATTTAGCTCTTTATCACGAACGCGTATTCCCGTTAGAAACCTGGAAATACTTGAAGAGCTTCATAAAGAGTTTTCCCCTGAGGATACCTATATACTTGGGGAACTTCATGCTCAAGTTAATCTTCTTATAGAAAGCTTGCCGCCACGTTGCCGTGAAGTTTTTGTTTTAAAGAGGTATGAAGAAATGAGTGTGGAGGAAATTGCCACAAAGCTAGATATATCTATCCGTACTGTTGAGCACCACTTATACCAAGCTGCCAAAATTCTTAAAAGCAACTTATACCCCATTATGCTATTGTTAATATTGCGTGCTTCAATTTAA